A window of the Syntrophales bacterium genome harbors these coding sequences:
- the pgsA gene encoding CDP-diacylglycerol--glycerol-3-phosphate 3-phosphatidyltransferase, whose translation MITDFLKKLFDKLPIGSENKEILNLPNTITLLRIGVIPVLFLILLSPGRTLSLFIAAIFILAALTDLVDGYIARKYGIVTKMGKLLDPVADKIIVNTAMILMISIGYIPAWIVALIIIRDIVVDGIRNIALSDGIVIAASKLGKRKTLSQIIAVSALIIHYPLFGINAHLVGMIILYVALILTIWSGVDYFVKFYRGTIEE comes from the coding sequence ATGATCACCGATTTTTTGAAAAAGTTATTTGATAAACTGCCTATAGGATCGGAAAATAAAGAGATACTTAATCTTCCTAACACCATAACATTGCTGAGGATTGGTGTTATACCCGTGCTGTTTTTGATACTCCTTTCCCCGGGCAGGACATTAAGCTTATTTATAGCAGCCATTTTTATTCTTGCAGCGCTAACGGACCTGGTGGATGGCTATATAGCCAGGAAATACGGGATCGTAACCAAGATGGGGAAGTTGTTAGATCCCGTGGCAGACAAGATAATTGTAAACACGGCTATGATATTGATGATATCCATAGGTTATATTCCGGCATGGATCGTGGCTTTAATTATCATACGTGATATTGTTGTTGACGGAATAAGAAATATTGCCTTGTCAGACGGTATTGTTATTGCTGCCAGTAAGCTGGGGAAGAGAAAAACTCTATCTCAAATTATCGCCGTATCAGCTCTTATAATTCATTATCCGCTGTTTGGGATTAATGCCCATCTCGTAGGTATGATCATCCTCTACGTTGCCCTCATTTTGACAATCTGGTCAGGCGTAGACTACTTTGTAAAATTTTACAGGGGAACAATTGAAGAGTAA
- the fsa gene encoding fructose-6-phosphate aldolase gives MKFFIDTANIDEIKEGISMGMVDGVTTNPSLIAKENKAFEVVIKEILSVVEGPVSLEAISLDADGIVAEGSKLAELGDNVVVKVPMTTEGLKATKRLSDSGIRVNQTLVFSPLQALMAAKAGAAYVSPFVGRLDDISHDGMDLVEQIMIIFSNYDFETEVIVASVRHPLHVLEAAMMGADIATIPFKVIAQLSNHPLTDIGIERFLADWEKVPGKKG, from the coding sequence ATGAAATTCTTTATAGACACTGCAAATATTGATGAAATTAAAGAAGGCATTAGTATGGGAATGGTCGACGGCGTGACTACCAACCCATCTCTGATAGCAAAGGAGAACAAAGCATTTGAGGTTGTTATTAAGGAGATTTTGTCGGTAGTCGAAGGCCCTGTGAGCCTGGAGGCAATCAGTTTAGATGCGGATGGAATTGTTGCCGAGGGGAGTAAGCTGGCAGAACTGGGTGATAATGTGGTTGTGAAGGTTCCGATGACTACTGAGGGATTGAAGGCAACCAAAAGGCTTTCCGATTCCGGGATTCGTGTCAATCAAACGCTTGTTTTTTCTCCTCTTCAGGCCCTGATGGCGGCCAAGGCAGGCGCCGCTTATGTGAGCCCGTTTGTGGGAAGGCTCGATGATATTTCCCATGATGGCATGGATCTTGTGGAACAGATAATGATTATTTTTAGCAATTATGATTTTGAAACCGAGGTTATTGTTGCCAGTGTTAGACATCCGCTGCATGTGCTCGAAGCGGCGATGATGGGAGCCGATATTGCGACTATTCCTTTCAAGGTGATAGCGCAGTTGTCAAATCATCCGCTTACCGACATAGGGATAGAAAGGTTCTTAGCCGACTGGGAAAAGGTGCCGGGAAAGAAGGGATAG
- the folK gene encoding 2-amino-4-hydroxy-6-hydroxymethyldihydropteridine diphosphokinase: MSDIIGFVGIGSNLGNPIGNCLRAVELISSLNEVEVLQRSSLYRTEPVGFSEQCPFVNCVIEAKTTLSAHFFLKSLHQIEDDMGRVRTEKWGPRTVDLDILLYGQNTIGDETLIIPHPELHKRRFVLVPLCEIAPDFVHPAFGISVKELLDSLQDRSGVELINMQSSVT; the protein is encoded by the coding sequence GTGTCTGACATTATCGGTTTTGTGGGTATAGGTTCCAATCTGGGTAATCCCATTGGTAATTGCCTTCGGGCTGTTGAACTGATCTCATCTCTCAATGAGGTGGAGGTTTTGCAGAGATCTTCTTTATACAGGACAGAGCCCGTCGGTTTTTCAGAACAATGTCCGTTCGTCAATTGTGTTATTGAAGCTAAAACAACTCTTTCTGCGCATTTTTTCTTGAAGAGTCTGCACCAGATTGAAGACGACATGGGTAGGGTAAGAACAGAAAAATGGGGGCCAAGAACAGTAGATCTGGACATTCTTCTTTATGGACAGAATACCATAGGTGATGAAACGCTGATAATACCTCACCCTGAGCTTCATAAAAGACGGTTTGTCCTCGTTCCGTTATGTGAGATTGCCCCTGATTTTGTTCACCCCGCCTTTGGAATTTCAGTAAAAGAATTACTGGACAGTCTTCAGGACAGAAGCGGAGTTGAACTAATTAACATGCAGTCGTCAGTAACATAA